The Gracilibacillus caseinilyticus genome segment ATATTAACTGATTGGCTTTTTGTTCAAATTCACCGAAGGTCAACGGACGGTTATCCATTGCAGATGGTAAACGAAAACCATGATCAACCAGCACTTTCTTCCGAGCCTGGTCTCCATTATACATACCACGAATTTGCGGTAACGTAACATGGGACTCATCGATGACGATTAACGAATCATCAGGAAAGTAGTCTATTAATGTATAAGGAGTAGAACCTGCTTCTCTTAAGGAAAGATGTCGTGAATAATTCTCAATGCCAGAACAAAAGCCCATCTCTTCCATCATCTCGAGGTCATAATTGGTGCGCTGTTCTAATCGCTGTGCTTCTAGCAATTTGTCCTCTTCACGAAATTTAGCAAGCTGCTCATTTAATTCCTGTTTAATATTTTCCATCGCGACTTTTAATTTTTCTTCTCGCGTGACGAAGTGAGAAGCTGGGAATATCGCTATATGTTCTCGATCGCCGAGTATTTCACCTGTCAAGGCATCGACTTCGCGAATTCGATCGATTTCATCACCAAAAAATTCAATGCGCACACAATGTTCTTCCCTTGATGCTGGGATTATTTCTACCGAATCTCCCCGAACACGAAAGGTACCGCGCTGAAAGTCAATATCATTACGAGCATACTGAATATCCACTAATGCTCTTAATAATTCATCCCGATCTTTTTCCATACCAACACGCAAGGATAAAACCTGACTGCTATATTCCTCTGGTGAACCCAAGCCGTAAATGCACGAAACACTGGCAACGACCAGGACATCATTTCGTTCAAACAAGGCAGAGGTTGCAGAGTGTCGAAGTTTATCAATTTCATCATTGACACTAGCGTCCTTTTCAATAAATGTATCTGTCGACGGCACATACGCTTCTGGCTGATAATAATCATAATAACTGACAAAATACTCTACTGCGTTCTTAGGAAAGAATTCTTTAAATTCACTGTACAACTGACCGGCAAGTGTTTTGTTATGGGCAATAACAAGCGTAGGCCGGTTAATTTCTTTCACGACATTACTAACCGTAAACGTCTTACCTGTACCTGTTGCACCAAGCAATGTCTGGTGACGTTTGTTCTTCTCGACACCTTCTACGAGTTCTTTAATGGCGCGGGGCTGATCCCCTTGCGGCTCATAAGGTGCCTGTAAATCAAATGTATGTTGATCCACCATATTACCTCCGTTCTCTTTATCTATCTATTAGTATACACGATCACTCACAAAAAAGCGAACAAATATTCGTTTGGGTTTTATTGGTTTCATTTTCATTATAACCAATGGTGTGGGGATGATAAAAAGATATGATATGAAATAACTAAAATAATCGAATTGTTCATTGCTTCGCGTAGTTGCAAAGCGAATTATCATTAGAACAGATATGAATCTCATGAAAACTGCTCTTCACTATCTAAATGAAGTATATAAGCTTCTGATAATACGGATTTAGTCAACTAGCATAGAGGTAATTTTGAAATATTTTTAGTGGTATGATACCGCTCCGGTCAACCACTTCGCGTCCTGCGGGAGTCTACGTGGTTGGCCTAGGCTAATGTATTCTACAACTGGTGCATGATATAGTATGTTGATTGGTATCCTCATGATCGTCCATACTGTCTAAAGGAATAATGCATAGCACTGCTGCTACTTCCTGTAACAATGTGTCTACAAGTATCGCTTCGAAGTGATCTTTCTCGGTCACAAGGCGGCAAAGAAGCAGACAAGTCGTAGCCTAGCTGAAGCCATTCCCCACAGGACGCGGAGCATTGCTTAGCATATACTAAATACAACATAAATATATCGCAAGTGTTTACCGTATTATGAAAAGCCTATTTTTCAAATATTTAAGTAAAAGCACCTGCATTATCCATGAAAAAGCCATAGCTATTGTTAGCTATGGCTTGTTTGGTCGTATTGGTTTACTTCAAATAAATCGATTAGTTCGATTTCCGGATGTTTGTCGACAAACCAGCGTAATGCGAAATCATTTTTGAATAAGACAAGAAAGTCCTCTTCGCGATCTTTCACCAACAAGTTCCGCTCATCAAATAATTTTGGATCGACTTGATCCTTCTTGAGCCAGCGCGGAATACGATCTCCAATTGATTCAAGCATGACTTCCACATTGTACTCGTTCTTCATACGATGCTGGAATACTTCATACTGGAGCTGACCTACGGCACCAATGATCATCGAATCGGTTGGATAGCCACGGAATAGCTGGATTGCACCTTCCTGCACAAGCTGTTCAATCCCTTTACGGAACTGCTTTGCTTTCATTACGTTTTTGGCAGTTACGCGCTGGAACATTTCTGGTGGGAACTGAGGTAACTCATCATATTGAAAAACATTTTTCCCTTCCAGTAAAGTATCCCCTATTCGATAGGAGCCTGGATCATAAACACCAATGATGTCACCAGCGTATGCTTCTTGTACTGTATCACGGGAAGAAGCGACGAATTGTTGCGTCTGCCCAAGTCGAATGCTCTTGCCAGTTCGAGCTAACGTCACGTTCATACCCCGCTCAAACTTACCGGAACATACTCGCAAAAATGCAATTCGGTCACGGTGCTGCGGATTCATGTTCGCCTGAATTTTGAAAATGAATCCGGAGAAATCGGGATAATCAGGGCTGATGACTTCCTCGGTCGTACGGCGTGGTCCTGGTGCAGGAGCTAACTCGATAAAAGTATCAAAAAAGGTCTGTACACCAAAGGGTGCCAAGGCACTACCAAAGAACACCGGCGTTTGTTCTCCTTCTAATACACGATCGATAGAGAACTGATCACCTGCTTCATCTAATAGTTCTAATTCATCGACAGTTTCCTGATAAGTAGGATGCTGGGCGATTTCGTCCTGATCCATTTCTGACATTGGAATATACGACTCTTCCTCATTACCATTAAATTTAATAAATTGGTCTTGGTAACGGTCCAGAATCCCTAAAAATCGTTTTCCCATACCAACCGGCCAGTTCATTGGATACGTTTCAATATTTAACACTTCTTCAATCTGGTCTAACAATTCCAGTGGTTCACGTCCCTCGCGGTCAAGCTTATTAATGAAAGTAAAAATCGGAATACCACGCATTTTACAAACTTTGAACAGCTTAATCGTTTGTGCTTCGATACCCTTTGTCGCATCAATAATCATGACAACACTGTCAACCGCTGTCAGCGTCCGGTACGTATCCTCACTGAAATCTTCGTGTCCAGGAGTATCAAGGATATTGACCTTGTGCCCTTTATATTCAAAATTCATCACACTGGATGTTACAGAAATCCCACGTTGCTTTTCAATTTCCATCCAGTCCGATGTTGCAAATTTTCCCGACTTTTTCCCTTTAACCGTACCTGCCGACCGAATCAAATTACCGAACAATAACAATTTTTCAGTCATCGTTGTTTTACCGGCATCCGGGTGTGAAATGATCGCAAATGTCTTTCTTTTTTTCACTTCTTCTTGTAATCCCATGTTTGTACCCTACTTTCTTATTTACCTAGCCTTAACTTCTCCTATTTTAACACTTCTCAAACAAGGTGAAAATAAAAATATCATCGGGATGGCATCCGTCTCAGAATCTGCTATAATATAATGATGGATTCTTTGTATAAGGATGGGATCAAGTTGCAGCAAATTCAAATGACGGAACAATCGATTCGTCAGCTAACTGGCGAACGCTTTTACAATAGAGGATATCAATACTACCAAAACGGCAAGGTATATGGCCTCTCCTATAATCCACAGACTAATTCTTGGCGTGGACTTGTTAAAGGGACCAAGATTTATACAATACGCATATATTTCACAGAAGATATGAAGATTGACACCACTTGTAATTGCCCAGCATTCGAAACGCATGATTCATGTAAACATGTGGCAGCTGTCTTGCTGGCCATTACGCAGGATGCTCAGTCGAACAAAAGACGCTATGCAGTTGATCGCCGTGCGCAAGAGGCACCTTCGCAGGATACCGATCTGTTTGCGAAGCAATTACTTCATACGTTCCGTAATAAACAGGATGACATAGAGACACCTTTACAGGTGAAAACAGAATTTGTTTTGTCACTGATAAAAACGAATAAAAATTCACAGTATGCATTGAGTATAGAAGTAAAAGTAGGAGATAAACGACCATATGTGGTTCGTGATATCCGCAATTTCTTAAAAGCAATGACTGGCGGGGAAACTTACCGAGTCAATCAAAGCTATACGTATTACCCCTATACTCATTACTTTAACTCCAAGGACCAAAAAATGACCGAAATGCTCTTAACCTGTTATGAGCAGGAGCGACTGTTTGGAAATAGTTATGTCATAAAACTGGAGAATCCTAGAAGTATCTATGTGCCACCCAGCCTGGTAGATTCACTGCTCGAATTGTTAGTGGATATCAATTACACATTCCGGTTAGATACAAATAAAGAATTTAGCGATATTAAAAAAGGAAATATTGAAGAACAACTAACGTTCCAATTAGATTACCAGGCAACAAACAGCTATACGCTGGAAATGAACGATTTGTCTGAGTTTTATTTTCTTAACAGTTATCGCTACTTAATTCGTGATAATTATTTTTACAAATTAACGTACAACCAAAAAGCAATATTGGAAAAGTTGTTCCGGATCATGCCTTTTCAGAACAAAAAAAAGCAGAACATCTCTGCTGACGAAATGAACGGTTTTGTCAAAAATGTTATGCCGCAATTCGAGCAGATTGGTTCATTACAAATGACAGAGCGGATGGAACAGCAAATCAATACGACACCTTTGCATCCCAAAGTTTATATTGATGAAATAGACGGTGCATTGAAAGCAGAGGTGGAATACCACTATGGCGAGGAACAGTTTACTCCTTTTTCTGAACAGTCTGTTGCTAAAACCATTGTAAAAAGGGAAACAGCAAAGGAACAGCAGATTATTCAGCAGCTGCGCGACGAAGCATTTATGGAGATGAACCATGCTTATTATTTATTTAATGACGATGCAATCTACTCGTTTCTGCATGAAGGTGTGCATGAATTAGAGCAAAGCGCCAATGTGTATCTCTCCTATGCTGTGAAACAAATGATCGATGGCGTAGATAAGATTACACTGCAATCACAGGTTGATTATCGACCGACTGAAGGGATGCTGGACATCGCTTTTGACATGGAGGGTATTTCAGATGAGCATGTCGCTAATATACTCCAGGCGTTAATCGAAAAAAAACGCTACTATCGTATACCGAATGGTGCCCTGATTCATTTGGAGCGTGACGATTTCAACTCGTTTCAACGATTACAACAATCCTTGCAATTGTCACAGAAACAAATGGAAAATGGCAGAGTATCGATTCCGGCAGCCCGCAGTTTTCAGGTAGAAGATGCCTTAAACAAGACAGATCATCGGTACAGTGCATCATTCCAGCAAATGTTGGAGCAACTGAAACATCCGGAAATGCTGGAATTCGAACTGCCTGCATCACTTCAAGCCGAAATGCGGGATTATCAGGTTACCGGTTTTCAATGGATGAAGGCACTCTCACACTATCACTTAGGTGGGATACTAGCTGATGACATGGGGCTTGGAAAGACATTGCAAACAATCAGTTATATGCTTTCTGAGGCAGAAAAACAACAAGGAAACTATCAAGCGTTAGTTATTGCACCTGCATCGCTTTTATATAACTGGAAAAAAGAAATTGAAAAATTTGCACCGACTTTATCAGCTGGTGTAATCATCGGCCCTAAACAAGAGCGTCGTCAGTTGCTGGAGCGTTTCCAGGATACCAATATTCTGATTACCTCATATCCTACGTTAAGAAAAGATCAGGACTTATATGAAGAGCATTTGTTTGACTGCATCGTATTGGATGAGTCACAGGCAATCAAAAATCATTTAACATTAACAGCTAAATCTGTCCGTTCTCTTCAGGCAAAACAATTTTTTGCCTTGAGCGGAACGCCAATTGAAAATGCTCTCGAAGAACTATGGTCGATTTTTTACACGATTTCCCCTGGTCTATTTGGTAGCAAAAAAGTGTTTAGTAATCTGGATACGAACTATATTTCGAAAATTACCAGACCGTTTATTTTGCGACGTGTGAAAAAGGATGTACTGGACGAATTACCGGATAAAATCGAATCGGTACAGTACTCAGAGCTGACGAAGGATCAAAAAGAAGTTTATCTTGGCTATTTACAGCGAATCCAAAACGAGTTGGATGAGACGATTGAAACGAAAGGATTTGACCGTGGTAAACTGCAAATTCTCGCAGGCTTAACACGCTTGCGCCAGATTTGTTGTCATCCGAGTTTGTTCTTGGAAAATTATCAAGGACAATCCGGTAAATTGGATCAGTTAATGGAACGAACTGCGGAGCTTGAAGCCAACGGAAAACGCACGTTGATCTTTTCGCAATTTTCCAGCATGCTGGAAATCATTCGCGATACACTACAAGCAAATGGCCACGACGTCTTTTATCTGGATGGGTCAACACCATCTGATCAGCGCATGAAGATGGTAGAAGCATTTAACGAAGGAGAAAAAAGCTTCTTCCTAATATCCCTAAAAGCTGGTGGAACAGGACTCAACTTAACCGGAGCCGATACCGTCATATTATATGATCTCTGGTGGAATCCTGCGGTCGAAGAACAAGCAGCAGGAAGAGCGCACCGTATCGGTCAGAAAAATGTTGTTCAAGTGATCCGTTTTATTACGGAAGGTACGATTGAAGAGAAAATTTATCACTTACAACAACAAAAACGCGAATTAGTCGATCAAATCATCCAGCCAGGTGAAACATTATTATCCAAATTATCGGAAGATGAAATTCGGGAACTATTACAATTCAACGAAAAACAAGAGAGCTGATGTGATGATCAGCTCTCTTGTTTTATAGTTTCTTGATACATATTCGTTTCCTTCACAAATAATATCCCTAGTTTGTGGTGCTCCCCTTCATATAAAGCCCGTTGCGCAAATCGAAGCTCCCCTTCTAAATCTTTAACACTAAGTTTGCAAAAGGCACGATTGTTGTTAACGGCCTGATAAAAATGGTCTTCATTACGAACCACTTGATCATTTACTTTCATAATTTCTTCCCCAGGCTGCAGCCCTAAATCAACTGCAGGACTGTCAGGTAATGTACCAAGTACAAATAGTCCTTTATCAGATGGCTGGAAATAAGGACGTTCTTGCTGTTCTTTCGCCCGATAAAGATACTGCACAATTTCTTTACCTATTAATGCTGCTGCTAAAGCAATCATCGTTAAAAACGGAACGAAATAGCTCCCTGCAGCCAGTAATAAAACCAGTGCTGCTAGTAATGTGATACGTGGAGCAATCCAATCTGTTGCTGTTCTTACCAAGCTGGTTTTGACGACATATTCAAAACCGAGCAGGTATGGTACCACAATCAGACCAAACGATTGCTGTCCTATCTCAAATACTGGCCACCAATCAACAAAAGATTCTAACGATCCGACTGGAAACAACGCAATAAACGGAATGATAGTCAGTTTCTTGATTCGGTGCTGTCCGATAAATTTACCTCTGCCACTTTTGCTTAATTCCGGGAACGTATCATCGGCGTTAATGCGCTTCACATACCAAGCTTCTGCAAAAAGTAAAATAGCAATGATAATCGGGATATAAAATAGATTAGTCGTATCTAATTGCTGTAACCATGCTTCCGGTACATAGTCCGAGCCATACCTGTTAAGAACGTACGTGATCATTGCTGTTATTGCCAGCCCGTGCGCCGCTGACAACACGCTAAAATGATTGGCTAATGATAACACTAGTAAAACTGCTCCTAACAGTAATACGAACGGCAGGGATACGATGAATCCCAGTGCAACTGATACGATGGATAACAGCAGTCCTATTATTACTGTGACCGACACACTCTGTCTCACTTCGTAAAAATAAGGATAAACCTTCGCACCATGATGCTGACGATCTTTTTTTATTCGCCAATAACCGCTGAGGAAGATTAATAGAAAAAAGAGATACATAAAAGGTTGCATAAACATACGAACAATAGCCAAGCCAAGTTCCATTATCCAATCCATCCCATCGGCCCCTTCCAAAATCCAAAACATTAATTATGTATAGTATCTCTATTATGCTCAAAAAAAGAAAATTTGGCTACCCATTTTTTTATTTTAAATATATTTTCCTATTTTTAGCGGGATTACTAGGAGAAAATTTGGTGCTAGAGGATTCTCTATCACTTACTTAACCCCAGCTATATTAGACGGTTAACAAGGCTTCTTATAATACGAATTATGCCAACTCCCAGCGGAGAGGTCATTTTGACATGTTGTTAGTAGTAGGATACCGCTCCGGTCAACCACTTCGCGTCCTGCGGGGCACGGCTGAAGCTAGGTACTTCACGAATTACTTCTTTGCTGCCTTGCACCGAGGAAGCTTACTTCTAAGCGATACTAGAAGAAACAGGTGCAGACTTTGTGGATCTTCAGCACCTGCCTGCCCCGCGGGAGTCTACGTGGTTGGCCTACGCTGATGTATAGCTCCACAATTTATGCGACAGCTAGGATATGGAATACTATCTGCGAGATTTACACCTTAATTTGATGAAATACAATGCCTAGCACGACTGCTTTTTGCTGTTACATACGTTGTAGACCTTCCCTTAAGCGTAGGAAATATGCGGAGAACCCCGTGGAATCAGCGCGAGCTTCAGCTAACTTTGGAAAGAAAAGTATTTTCTTTCCAAAGTTAGCTGAAGCCGTGCCCACAAGACGCAGAGCATATTTCCGGAGCTTTGCTAAGCAGATAAAACATATCAAAATGACCGCATTGTCATAACAGTTCCACTTTACATAATTTGTATTATAGGAAGGTTTTCTGTTACTTTATTTTTAGCTTAACCACTTTTCTGTGTTAGGAGTGATAAACTTGACTAATGCAAAAGCCCACATTTGTAGTAAATGTGGGCTTTTGCATTATTATTGGCTTACGATCTCTAGTGCTTTTTCGAGTTGTTTATCGTCTTGGCCATCGCGGATTTTTTCGACGATGGATGTTTGTAATACTTCTGCTGTTTTTTGATCGACTTCACCGGTAACATCTAAGTCCTGATCACTCTGGAATGCCTCGACTGCTGATTTGGTTGCTTCATTAAAGTAACCATCTGTTCTTTCCGGTTCATAGCCTAAGCCTTCCAACATAATTTGAACATTTTCAATTTGATCATCGCTCTGGTTGTAGCTTAGTGGCTCTTCCAGCTGCATCGGATTGGTGTAGTAATAATCAGGCATTTTTTGTTCTACCGTTGGTTCAATACCTTTTTCATGAATCCAATTACCATCAGGTGTTAACCATTTGAAACGGGTAATTTTAATCGTACTGCCATCCCCCATCGAAACGGTTTGCTGTACGGTCCCTTTACCAAATGACTTTTCACCAACTATATCATAGTCCATTGCTTCGTTTAGTGCACCAACCAGAATTTCAGATGCAGAAGCACTTCCACCATCAATTACTGAAACAATTGGATAGCCTTTAGCAGATTCCAATTCAGAGAAATACCTAGTCTTCTTACCAGACGGATCTTCGATTTGAAGATATGGTTTATCACTTGGGATAAAGTTTTTCAAAATCTCTTCAACTTCTGGCAATAAACCACCAGGGTTTCCGCGTAAATCAATAACTAGTCCATCCATGCCTTTATCTTCTAAATTCGTAAGTGCTTTTTTAAAATCAGTAGCCGTGTTCTCTGAAAAAGAAGTTAATTCAATTACACC includes the following:
- the uvrB gene encoding excinuclease ABC subunit UvrB produces the protein MVDQHTFDLQAPYEPQGDQPRAIKELVEGVEKNKRHQTLLGATGTGKTFTVSNVVKEINRPTLVIAHNKTLAGQLYSEFKEFFPKNAVEYFVSYYDYYQPEAYVPSTDTFIEKDASVNDEIDKLRHSATSALFERNDVLVVASVSCIYGLGSPEEYSSQVLSLRVGMEKDRDELLRALVDIQYARNDIDFQRGTFRVRGDSVEIIPASREEHCVRIEFFGDEIDRIREVDALTGEILGDREHIAIFPASHFVTREEKLKVAMENIKQELNEQLAKFREEDKLLEAQRLEQRTNYDLEMMEEMGFCSGIENYSRHLSLREAGSTPYTLIDYFPDDSLIVIDESHVTLPQIRGMYNGDQARKKVLVDHGFRLPSAMDNRPLTFGEFEQKANQLIYVSATPGPYELEHTPVMTEQIIRPTGLLDPEVDIRPIDGQVDDLIGEINKRVERNERVLVTTLTKKMSEDLTDYLKEVGLKVAYLHSEIKTLERIEVIRDLRVGKYDVLVGINLLREGLDIPEVSLVTILDADKEGFLRSERSLIQTMGRAARNENGRVIMYADKETDSMKRAIEETYRRREKQQAYNEEHGITPQTINKGVRDVIRATIAAEDKEQYNEKAKEVSKMTKKERQSLIEKMEQEMKQAARDLDFERAAELRDAVLELKAEG
- a CDS encoding peptide chain release factor 3: MGLQEEVKKRKTFAIISHPDAGKTTMTEKLLLFGNLIRSAGTVKGKKSGKFATSDWMEIEKQRGISVTSSVMNFEYKGHKVNILDTPGHEDFSEDTYRTLTAVDSVVMIIDATKGIEAQTIKLFKVCKMRGIPIFTFINKLDREGREPLELLDQIEEVLNIETYPMNWPVGMGKRFLGILDRYQDQFIKFNGNEEESYIPMSEMDQDEIAQHPTYQETVDELELLDEAGDQFSIDRVLEGEQTPVFFGSALAPFGVQTFFDTFIELAPAPGPRRTTEEVISPDYPDFSGFIFKIQANMNPQHRDRIAFLRVCSGKFERGMNVTLARTGKSIRLGQTQQFVASSRDTVQEAYAGDIIGVYDPGSYRIGDTLLEGKNVFQYDELPQFPPEMFQRVTAKNVMKAKQFRKGIEQLVQEGAIQLFRGYPTDSMIIGAVGQLQYEVFQHRMKNEYNVEVMLESIGDRIPRWLKKDQVDPKLFDERNLLVKDREEDFLVLFKNDFALRWFVDKHPEIELIDLFEVNQYDQTSHS
- a CDS encoding DEAD/DEAH box helicase; its protein translation is MQQIQMTEQSIRQLTGERFYNRGYQYYQNGKVYGLSYNPQTNSWRGLVKGTKIYTIRIYFTEDMKIDTTCNCPAFETHDSCKHVAAVLLAITQDAQSNKRRYAVDRRAQEAPSQDTDLFAKQLLHTFRNKQDDIETPLQVKTEFVLSLIKTNKNSQYALSIEVKVGDKRPYVVRDIRNFLKAMTGGETYRVNQSYTYYPYTHYFNSKDQKMTEMLLTCYEQERLFGNSYVIKLENPRSIYVPPSLVDSLLELLVDINYTFRLDTNKEFSDIKKGNIEEQLTFQLDYQATNSYTLEMNDLSEFYFLNSYRYLIRDNYFYKLTYNQKAILEKLFRIMPFQNKKKQNISADEMNGFVKNVMPQFEQIGSLQMTERMEQQINTTPLHPKVYIDEIDGALKAEVEYHYGEEQFTPFSEQSVAKTIVKRETAKEQQIIQQLRDEAFMEMNHAYYLFNDDAIYSFLHEGVHELEQSANVYLSYAVKQMIDGVDKITLQSQVDYRPTEGMLDIAFDMEGISDEHVANILQALIEKKRYYRIPNGALIHLERDDFNSFQRLQQSLQLSQKQMENGRVSIPAARSFQVEDALNKTDHRYSASFQQMLEQLKHPEMLEFELPASLQAEMRDYQVTGFQWMKALSHYHLGGILADDMGLGKTLQTISYMLSEAEKQQGNYQALVIAPASLLYNWKKEIEKFAPTLSAGVIIGPKQERRQLLERFQDTNILITSYPTLRKDQDLYEEHLFDCIVLDESQAIKNHLTLTAKSVRSLQAKQFFALSGTPIENALEELWSIFYTISPGLFGSKKVFSNLDTNYISKITRPFILRRVKKDVLDELPDKIESVQYSELTKDQKEVYLGYLQRIQNELDETIETKGFDRGKLQILAGLTRLRQICCHPSLFLENYQGQSGKLDQLMERTAELEANGKRTLIFSQFSSMLEIIRDTLQANGHDVFYLDGSTPSDQRMKMVEAFNEGEKSFFLISLKAGGTGLNLTGADTVILYDLWWNPAVEEQAAGRAHRIGQKNVVQVIRFITEGTIEEKIYHLQQQKRELVDQIIQPGETLLSKLSEDEIRELLQFNEKQES
- a CDS encoding PDZ domain-containing protein, producing MDWIMELGLAIVRMFMQPFMYLFFLLIFLSGYWRIKKDRQHHGAKVYPYFYEVRQSVSVTVIIGLLLSIVSVALGFIVSLPFVLLLGAVLLVLSLANHFSVLSAAHGLAITAMITYVLNRYGSDYVPEAWLQQLDTTNLFYIPIIIAILLFAEAWYVKRINADDTFPELSKSGRGKFIGQHRIKKLTIIPFIALFPVGSLESFVDWWPVFEIGQQSFGLIVVPYLLGFEYVVKTSLVRTATDWIAPRITLLAALVLLLAAGSYFVPFLTMIALAAALIGKEIVQYLYRAKEQQERPYFQPSDKGLFVLGTLPDSPAVDLGLQPGEEIMKVNDQVVRNEDHFYQAVNNNRAFCKLSVKDLEGELRFAQRALYEGEHHKLGILFVKETNMYQETIKQES
- a CDS encoding S41 family peptidase; this encodes MKISKRILVLILIVAIALGAAGTYAGLAFFASGSSSDSGISSDDQNLLSQLSEQQQSLEENMGKMSKVVDAFSIIQENYVEEVDDQQLVEGAINGMLESLEDPYSVYMDQETMEQFNEQIEASFEGIGAEVSMVDGNVTIVSPIKDSPAEKAGLKPNDQILSVDGESVEGLDLYEAVNKIRGEKGSEVVLEVSRPGVDDPLEIEITRDSIPLETVYSETKEVNGKTIGVIELTSFSENTATDFKKALTNLEDKGMDGLVIDLRGNPGGLLPEVEEILKNFIPSDKPYLQIEDPSGKKTRYFSELESAKGYPIVSVIDGGSASASEILVGALNEAMDYDIVGEKSFGKGTVQQTVSMGDGSTIKITRFKWLTPDGNWIHEKGIEPTVEQKMPDYYYTNPMQLEEPLSYNQSDDQIENVQIMLEGLGYEPERTDGYFNEATKSAVEAFQSDQDLDVTGEVDQKTAEVLQTSIVEKIRDGQDDKQLEKALEIVSQ